A single region of the Bifidobacterium asteroides DSM 20089 genome encodes:
- a CDS encoding ABC transporter ATP-binding protein — protein sequence MTTSVEGIDYALRVSDLGKSYVKADGTGFRLHQVTMDLPMGYIMGLIGPNGAGKSTLIRLLLNMIRRDSGEISILGRDPLSQEEEVKADLGVVFDSIYFLETWKVKAVEPVMAPMYPSWNSDRYQDYLHRFGLQENRRIRKLSRGMQMKLMLAVALSHDARLLILDEPTSGLDVLSRDELMDILLDYIGDGRHSVLFSTHITADLERVADFVTYINRGSIFYTGSKDELLEAFQVVRGGPDDLARAQIPHLIGLQRSANGFEALVPTEHLKDFLALASPAVVESSEDRYLVERADFDNIIRLTAGSLSASEENKETEA from the coding sequence ATGACGACTTCTGTTGAAGGGATCGACTATGCCCTGCGCGTCAGTGACCTGGGGAAAAGCTACGTCAAGGCTGACGGTACGGGTTTCCGTCTGCACCAGGTCACCATGGACCTGCCCATGGGCTACATCATGGGATTGATAGGCCCCAACGGTGCAGGCAAATCCACCCTGATCCGGCTCTTGCTGAATATGATCCGCCGAGACAGCGGAGAAATCAGTATTCTGGGCCGTGATCCCTTGAGCCAGGAGGAGGAGGTCAAAGCAGACCTGGGTGTGGTCTTCGATTCCATTTATTTCCTAGAGACATGGAAGGTCAAGGCCGTCGAGCCAGTGATGGCACCCATGTATCCCTCCTGGAACAGTGATCGTTATCAGGATTATCTGCATCGGTTCGGTCTACAAGAAAACCGCAGAATCCGCAAGCTTTCCCGTGGCATGCAGATGAAGCTGATGCTGGCCGTTGCCCTCAGTCACGATGCAAGGCTCTTGATTCTGGATGAACCCACCAGCGGCTTGGATGTCCTGTCCAGAGACGAGCTCATGGATATTCTGCTGGACTACATCGGTGACGGTCGTCACTCGGTGCTTTTCTCCACTCACATCACCGCAGATCTTGAACGGGTGGCTGACTTCGTTACCTATATCAATCGGGGATCGATTTTCTACACCGGCTCCAAGGATGAACTGCTGGAGGCTTTTCAGGTTGTGAGAGGGGGACCGGACGATCTGGCTAGAGCGCAGATACCCCATCTGATAGGCCTGCAGCGTTCCGCCAATGGTTTCGAGGCTTTGGTGCCTACTGAACACTTGAAGGATTTTCTGGCATTGGCTTCTCCTGCCGTTGTGGAGTCTTCAGAGGACCGCTATCTGGTGGAGCGGGCCGACTTTGACAACATCATCAGACTGACCGCGGGCTCACTTTCTGCGAGCGAGGAGAATAAGGAGACGGAAGCATGA
- a CDS encoding ABC-2 transporter permease: MKAIAKQIRLDLQRCSGGTGGYWPGVLLLIAAPLVGIVLKGVLVVTGHNQDGNIDSLSGLVTCFCVADAAAMQIQLFIDFSSSSSRLNGIVPISRDHQVLGRYSAVALLVLAQCCCFVIYFRIAGSQPWKGSDPWQAATLFTLAIFVFEMLLFALVAPLFYWLDPVKARRALLVLFALIALVGIVLAWLPLGWGTLMTKLGRFLIGDLWKPVVLGLAIVLLANLISAGVSSRVYARREID; the protein is encoded by the coding sequence ATGAAGGCGATAGCCAAACAGATCAGGCTGGACCTACAACGTTGCAGCGGAGGCACCGGCGGTTATTGGCCGGGTGTGCTGCTCCTCATCGCTGCACCACTGGTAGGAATCGTCCTGAAGGGCGTTCTCGTCGTAACCGGCCACAACCAGGACGGAAATATAGACTCGTTAAGTGGATTGGTCACATGTTTCTGCGTTGCAGATGCTGCCGCCATGCAGATCCAATTATTCATTGATTTTTCCTCTTCATCATCTCGTCTTAATGGCATTGTGCCTATTTCGCGTGATCATCAGGTGCTGGGACGCTATTCGGCTGTTGCGCTACTGGTCCTGGCTCAATGCTGCTGTTTCGTGATTTATTTCCGGATAGCTGGAAGTCAGCCTTGGAAGGGTTCAGATCCTTGGCAGGCTGCGACCTTGTTTACCTTGGCTATCTTCGTGTTCGAAATGCTGCTTTTTGCCTTGGTCGCCCCACTTTTCTACTGGCTTGATCCAGTAAAAGCTCGACGGGCCCTGTTGGTGCTCTTCGCTCTTATTGCCTTGGTCGGTATTGTCTTGGCCTGGCTGCCTTTGGGCTGGGGAACCCTTATGACCAAGTTGGGACGTTTTCTTATAGGGGACCTGTGGAAACCTGTAGTTCTTGGTCTGGCCATCGTCTTGTTGGCGAACCTGATCTCAGCAGGCGTTTCTAGCAGGGTCTACGCGCGCAGGGAGATTGATTGA
- the glyA gene encoding serine hydroxymethyltransferase — MVEENPVQQSYDVLNSSISQVDPEIAALLDGELERQRGGLEMIASENFVPKAVLQAQGSVLTNKYAEGYPGRRYYGGCEWVDQVENLARDRAKALFGAEYANVQPHSGAQANAAVYQALIKPGDTVLGLALDHGGHLAHGMKINFSGRFYHAESYGVDPKTFRIEPEIIRQRALKTHPALIVGGWSAYPRIEDFAAMKEIADEVGAKFWVDMAHFAGMVAAGLHPSPVPYADVVSSTAHKTLGGPRSGFILARQEYAKKLNSSVFPGNQGGPLMHVIAAKAVAFKLAGTPEFKERMERTLEGAKILAERLMAKDVADNGITVLTGGTDVHLVMVDLRNSEMDGRQGEDLLAKIGITVNRNTVPFDPRPASVASGLRIGTSALATRGFGPAQYEEVADVIGTALAQGPQADLDALKARVDRLVEAFPLYPELDQTH, encoded by the coding sequence ATGGTCGAAGAGAACCCGGTACAGCAATCCTACGATGTCCTGAACTCTTCGATCTCGCAGGTGGATCCGGAGATCGCCGCACTGCTGGATGGGGAGTTGGAGCGTCAGCGCGGCGGCCTGGAGATGATCGCCTCTGAGAACTTCGTGCCCAAGGCCGTCCTGCAGGCCCAGGGATCCGTGCTGACCAACAAGTACGCCGAGGGCTATCCCGGCAGACGCTACTACGGCGGATGCGAGTGGGTGGACCAGGTCGAGAACCTGGCCCGGGACCGCGCCAAGGCCCTGTTCGGCGCCGAGTACGCCAATGTCCAGCCTCATTCGGGCGCGCAGGCCAACGCCGCCGTCTATCAGGCCCTGATCAAGCCCGGCGACACCGTGTTGGGCCTGGCCCTGGATCATGGCGGCCATCTGGCCCACGGTATGAAGATCAACTTTTCCGGACGTTTTTACCATGCCGAATCCTACGGGGTCGATCCGAAGACCTTCCGCATCGAGCCCGAGATCATCCGCCAGCGGGCCCTGAAAACCCATCCAGCCCTGATCGTCGGCGGATGGAGCGCTTATCCGCGTATTGAGGACTTCGCAGCCATGAAGGAGATCGCCGACGAGGTGGGTGCCAAGTTCTGGGTGGATATGGCCCACTTCGCGGGTATGGTGGCAGCCGGCCTGCATCCCAGCCCGGTGCCCTATGCCGATGTGGTCTCCTCCACGGCCCACAAGACCCTGGGCGGACCCCGCTCCGGGTTCATCCTGGCCCGTCAGGAGTATGCCAAGAAGCTCAACTCCTCGGTCTTCCCCGGCAACCAGGGCGGCCCTCTCATGCATGTGATCGCGGCCAAGGCCGTGGCCTTCAAGCTGGCCGGCACGCCTGAATTCAAGGAACGCATGGAACGCACCCTGGAGGGCGCAAAGATTCTGGCCGAACGCCTGATGGCCAAGGATGTGGCCGACAACGGCATCACCGTGCTCACAGGGGGGACGGACGTTCACCTGGTCATGGTGGATCTGCGCAACAGCGAGATGGACGGCCGTCAAGGGGAGGACCTGCTGGCCAAGATCGGCATCACCGTCAACCGCAATACGGTGCCCTTCGATCCGCGCCCGGCCTCTGTGGCCTCCGGTCTGCGCATCGGGACCTCCGCCCTGGCTACTCGCGGATTCGGCCCGGCCCAGTACGAGGAGGTGGCCGATGTGATTGGCACTGCGCTGGCCCAGGGCCCCCAGGCGGATCTGGATGCCCTCAAGGCCCGGGTGGACCGGCTGGTTGAGGCCTTCCCGCTCTATCCTGAGCTGGATCAGACCCACTGA
- a CDS encoding HAD-IIA family hydrolase, with product MAVKKIETWLTDMDGVLVHENTALPGAAEFIDTLKRNNRQYLVLTNNPIYTPRDLSARLGRSGIDVPEDRIWTSALATADFVSRTMPRGSAYVIGEAGLTTALHEAGFILSDINPDYVILGETRTYSFESITTAIRLILGGARFICTNPDATGPSENGVLPAAGAVAALVTKATNREPYFVGKPNPIMFRTALNRVGGHSETTAMIGDRMDTDVVAGVEAGLNTFLVLTGITTRSEVETFPYRPDQVVDSIQDLIDIAESGVVEF from the coding sequence TTGGCAGTCAAGAAGATCGAAACCTGGCTCACCGACATGGACGGCGTGCTGGTGCACGAGAACACGGCCCTGCCCGGCGCTGCCGAATTCATCGACACCCTCAAGCGCAACAACCGCCAGTATCTGGTGCTGACCAACAATCCCATCTACACCCCTCGTGACCTTTCGGCCCGCCTTGGGCGTTCGGGCATCGACGTGCCCGAGGATAGGATCTGGACCTCGGCCCTGGCCACCGCCGACTTCGTGTCCCGGACCATGCCGCGGGGATCGGCTTATGTGATCGGCGAGGCCGGGCTGACCACGGCCCTGCACGAGGCCGGGTTCATCCTTTCCGACATCAACCCGGACTATGTGATCCTGGGCGAGACCCGGACGTACTCCTTTGAGTCCATCACCACAGCCATTCGCCTGATTCTTGGTGGGGCCCGCTTCATCTGCACCAATCCTGACGCCACCGGTCCCAGCGAGAACGGCGTCCTGCCGGCGGCTGGCGCGGTGGCGGCCCTGGTGACCAAGGCAACCAACCGTGAGCCCTACTTTGTGGGAAAGCCCAACCCGATCATGTTCCGCACGGCCCTGAACAGGGTGGGTGGCCACTCCGAGACCACAGCCATGATTGGCGACCGGATGGATACCGATGTGGTGGCTGGAGTCGAGGCTGGTCTGAATACCTTCCTGGTGCTGACCGGCATCACCACACGATCCGAGGTGGAGACCTTCCCCTACCGCCCTGACCAGGTGGTGGACTCCATTCAGGATCTGATCGACATCGCCGAGAGCGGGGTGGTGGAGTTTTGA
- a CDS encoding GntR family transcriptional regulator: MKLIISSLSGQPIYRQIEDQIRSAILTGDLKAGEGLPSLRHLSQELRVSVLTVTRAYTELAQEGLVENIQGKGTFVADSGDQVMRQHLEDRVQSLLGEAVDTARRAGMEPDRIRGLLDGLLGNRGSAPASKEGKE, encoded by the coding sequence ATGAAGCTGATCATCTCATCCCTGTCCGGACAGCCGATTTATCGGCAGATCGAGGACCAGATACGTTCGGCCATCCTGACCGGAGACCTGAAAGCGGGGGAGGGACTGCCTTCCCTGCGACATCTCTCGCAGGAGCTCAGGGTGTCCGTGCTGACCGTGACCCGCGCCTATACCGAACTCGCTCAAGAGGGCTTGGTGGAGAACATCCAAGGCAAGGGGACCTTCGTGGCCGACAGCGGCGACCAGGTCATGCGGCAGCATTTGGAGGACCGCGTGCAGTCCCTGCTGGGGGAGGCGGTCGATACGGCTCGTCGGGCCGGCATGGAGCCGGACCGGATTCGCGGCCTGCTCGACGGCCTGCTTGGCAACAGGGGTTCTGCACCCGCGTCCAAAGAAGGAAAGGAATAG
- a CDS encoding glutamate-5-semialdehyde dehydrogenase — protein sequence MTNMSESENSGRQDVFDRVCAMADAAAAAQAGLAGMTGQARNALLLSLADALIDQAEQIAAVNEQDCTQAFEEGMSAGLIDRLRLDKVRIADAARGVRMVAGLTDPLGEVVRGHDMPNGMRLNQVRVPLGVVAMIYEARPNVTIDVVALCLKSGNAALLRGGHAAERTNRALVELIGGVLREQGLNPALVASVDRYGREGAQALMKARGHIDLLVPRGGRGLIRSVIEQATVPTIETGAGNVHIYVDRSVDMDQAIPVIVNAKTQRVGVCNAAEKLIVHRDVAAEFLPRVAQALTRAQVELHLDAVSMDILAGHGLPEELLVRAEEADWDREYLDLKMGVRVVDSLDQAIEHINRHSTGHTEAILARDYEAVEEFSRRVDSAVIMVNASTRFTDGGMFGMGAELGISTQKLHARGPMGLQELTTTKWIGYGRGQVRP from the coding sequence CTGACGAACATGAGTGAAAGCGAGAACTCCGGTCGCCAGGATGTGTTCGATCGGGTCTGTGCCATGGCCGATGCAGCGGCTGCTGCACAGGCAGGTCTGGCGGGCATGACCGGTCAGGCCAGGAATGCTCTCTTGCTGTCCTTGGCCGATGCGCTGATCGACCAGGCCGAACAGATTGCCGCAGTCAATGAGCAGGACTGCACCCAGGCTTTTGAAGAAGGAATGAGCGCCGGTCTGATCGACCGTCTGCGCTTGGACAAGGTTCGTATCGCGGACGCCGCCCGGGGCGTGCGCATGGTGGCTGGGCTGACCGATCCACTGGGCGAGGTGGTTCGTGGCCATGACATGCCAAACGGCATGCGGCTCAATCAGGTGCGGGTTCCCCTGGGGGTGGTGGCCATGATCTATGAGGCCCGCCCCAATGTCACCATCGATGTGGTGGCCCTCTGCCTCAAGTCCGGCAATGCGGCCCTCCTGCGAGGGGGTCACGCGGCCGAACGCACCAATCGCGCCCTGGTGGAGCTGATAGGCGGGGTGCTTCGTGAGCAGGGGTTGAATCCGGCTCTGGTGGCCTCCGTGGACCGATACGGTCGCGAAGGGGCCCAGGCTCTGATGAAGGCACGGGGTCATATCGACCTGCTGGTGCCCAGGGGTGGCCGAGGGCTGATTCGCAGCGTAATCGAGCAGGCCACCGTGCCCACCATCGAGACCGGGGCTGGCAATGTCCATATTTACGTGGACCGTTCGGTGGATATGGATCAGGCCATTCCTGTCATCGTCAACGCCAAGACCCAGCGGGTGGGTGTCTGCAACGCCGCTGAAAAGCTGATTGTCCACCGGGATGTGGCCGCTGAGTTCCTGCCACGTGTGGCCCAGGCGCTGACCCGGGCCCAGGTCGAGCTGCACCTGGATGCGGTCTCCATGGACATCCTGGCCGGGCATGGTCTTCCTGAAGAACTGCTGGTCCGCGCTGAGGAAGCCGACTGGGACCGTGAGTATCTGGATTTGAAAATGGGTGTGCGCGTGGTGGACTCCCTTGACCAGGCCATCGAGCACATCAACCGTCACTCCACCGGCCATACCGAGGCCATCCTGGCCCGGGACTATGAGGCTGTCGAAGAGTTCTCCCGCCGGGTGGATTCAGCCGTGATCATGGTCAACGCCTCAACGCGATTCACCGATGGAGGCATGTTCGGCATGGGTGCCGAGCTGGGCATCTCCACCCAGAAGCTGCATGCCCGAGGACCCATGGGTCTGCAGGAACTGACTACCACCAAATGGATCGGCTACGGCAGGGGGCAGGTGCGGCCGTGA
- a CDS encoding DNA repair protein RecN — translation MLEELEVRDLGPIHHALLRPAAGMTAITGETGAGKSMLLNAIRLISGSVARPQLVSPGARESWVQGIFDAGAAGDENPVIAAVTEAGLPLEDEGQIFLARTMPVKGRSRAALNGRTAPRGLLEEVAGMMVTVHGQADQMRMASPARQREFLDAYAGDGPQLEAFSKAFRQYRQAQDHLEELRNQQSGAMAQADYLRESIARIDRVDPHSGEDRELKAQRDRIEHAAQISQGVMSALSALDSGQIDPDADAPSATALVERAIAALEGIGVEGVFQESAQRLRSLNADLSDLVFTLSSQLDDEGQEGDLDKINARIHDLDELTRRWGPDIDDVLAWRKKVAFELEDMDASPEKLEELQGQVEQLHGSALKAARTLSASRAKAARRLSDLVDGELHSLAMSGAGLEIRVRPRQDQEMDGHGLDQVDFLFRPYPGSDLLPMGKSASGGELSRLMLALELVAAEGRTSSGHDGSGHGHAGLESQVGGPTMTFIFDEVDAGVGGRAAVELGRRLARLSVTAQVIVVTHLPQVASWADRQFVVAKGREGGDAVETLVRQVEGEDREREIARMLAGSESTTSLKHARELLSSSRLQA, via the coding sequence ATGCTGGAAGAGCTGGAAGTACGAGACCTGGGTCCCATCCATCATGCCCTCCTGCGACCTGCTGCTGGCATGACGGCCATCACCGGGGAGACCGGGGCTGGCAAGTCCATGCTGCTCAACGCCATCAGGCTGATCTCGGGATCCGTTGCCCGACCGCAACTGGTGTCGCCTGGAGCACGCGAGTCGTGGGTTCAGGGGATTTTCGATGCTGGAGCGGCAGGAGACGAGAATCCAGTGATTGCTGCCGTAACCGAGGCTGGCCTGCCCTTGGAGGATGAGGGGCAGATCTTCCTGGCTCGAACCATGCCGGTCAAGGGGCGTTCCCGTGCTGCTCTGAACGGCAGGACGGCCCCTCGTGGCCTGTTGGAGGAGGTGGCTGGGATGATGGTCACTGTCCATGGTCAGGCGGATCAGATGCGTATGGCCAGCCCGGCCCGGCAGCGCGAATTTTTGGATGCCTATGCGGGCGACGGCCCGCAGCTGGAGGCTTTTTCCAAGGCCTTCAGGCAGTACCGACAGGCTCAGGACCATCTGGAGGAGCTGCGTAACCAGCAGTCCGGCGCTATGGCCCAAGCTGATTATCTTCGTGAATCCATTGCCCGGATTGACCGCGTTGACCCTCATTCCGGCGAGGATCGTGAACTCAAGGCCCAGCGGGACCGGATTGAGCATGCTGCCCAGATCAGTCAGGGAGTCATGTCTGCGCTGTCCGCCTTGGACTCCGGCCAAATCGACCCTGATGCTGACGCACCATCGGCCACGGCACTGGTCGAACGTGCCATTGCCGCTTTGGAAGGCATCGGTGTGGAGGGGGTCTTTCAGGAGTCGGCCCAGCGGCTGCGGTCGCTGAATGCTGATCTGTCTGATCTGGTCTTCACCCTGAGTAGCCAATTGGATGACGAAGGCCAGGAGGGCGATCTGGACAAGATCAACGCCCGCATCCACGATCTGGATGAGCTGACCCGACGCTGGGGACCGGATATCGACGACGTTCTGGCCTGGCGCAAGAAGGTTGCGTTTGAGCTTGAAGACATGGATGCCTCACCCGAGAAGCTGGAGGAGCTCCAAGGACAGGTTGAGCAGCTTCACGGAAGCGCCTTGAAAGCGGCACGGACTCTGTCTGCGTCTCGAGCCAAGGCTGCACGAAGACTGAGCGATCTTGTTGACGGCGAATTGCACTCTCTGGCCATGTCGGGCGCCGGGCTGGAGATCCGCGTCAGGCCACGCCAGGACCAGGAGATGGACGGGCATGGTCTGGACCAGGTTGACTTTCTCTTCAGACCATATCCAGGTTCTGACCTGCTGCCCATGGGTAAGAGCGCCTCGGGCGGCGAACTCAGCCGGCTCATGCTGGCCCTGGAACTGGTGGCCGCCGAAGGCCGGACCTCGTCGGGGCATGACGGGTCTGGCCATGGGCATGCTGGCCTTGAGTCCCAGGTTGGCGGCCCAACGATGACCTTCATCTTCGACGAGGTGGATGCTGGTGTCGGCGGTCGTGCTGCCGTGGAGCTGGGTCGTCGTCTGGCACGGCTGTCCGTCACCGCCCAGGTTATTGTGGTCACCCACCTGCCGCAGGTGGCTTCCTGGGCCGACCGACAGTTCGTCGTGGCCAAAGGACGTGAAGGTGGCGATGCTGTAGAGACCCTGGTCCGCCAGGTAGAGGGCGAAGACAGAGAGCGGGAGATCGCCCGGATGCTGGCTGGCAGCGAGTCCACGACCTCCCTGAAGCATGCCCGAGAGCTTCTGTCCTCCAGCAGACTCCAGGCCTGA
- the thrC gene encoding threonine synthase: MSTYHSTRGDREQLQSKQAIRRGLAPDGGLYVSDGLDALTIDPATVAGLDYRGTAILVLSGLLSDYSSAQLDSCLDAAYGEQWSDPAITPLVDLGGNDFVLELFRGPTSAFKDVALQLLPRLMALAGEDGERIMVLTATSGDTGKAALAGFADAPGTGITVFYPQGKVSQIQRLQMVTQQGGNLQVCAVRGNFDDAQSAVKSIFADTDLARELEEKASTVLSSANSINVGRLAPQVVYYFRAYGSLMERGVIRPGDPVEFCVPTGNFGDVLAGYYAKMMGLPVARLTVASDRNRVLNDFLTTGVYDRNRPFYTTTSPSMDILISSNLERMLYYMADGDTKLIASLMADLESTGRYQVPDDMMTRIRGLFSCGWADEDQVASAISDCWEDRGYLIDPHTACGYQVMTGQTDRDPAVPRVLLSTASPYKFPRVVCQSLGLETPDSDFDCMDILAESTNTRPPKALRTLENAPVRFQDCIDPGDMSDYVRHAVIQS, from the coding sequence ATGAGCACATACCACAGCACCCGAGGCGACAGGGAGCAGCTGCAGTCCAAGCAGGCCATCAGACGGGGCCTGGCCCCTGACGGCGGACTCTACGTCAGCGATGGACTGGACGCACTGACCATCGACCCTGCCACGGTTGCCGGCCTGGACTACAGGGGCACGGCCATACTGGTCCTTTCGGGACTGCTGAGCGATTACTCTTCCGCTCAGCTGGACTCCTGCCTGGACGCAGCCTACGGAGAACAGTGGTCCGATCCGGCAATAACCCCTCTGGTGGACCTGGGCGGCAACGACTTCGTACTGGAGCTCTTCCGCGGGCCCACCTCGGCCTTCAAGGATGTGGCCTTGCAGCTTCTGCCGAGACTGATGGCCCTGGCCGGGGAGGATGGCGAACGGATCATGGTGCTCACCGCCACCTCCGGAGACACGGGCAAGGCGGCGCTGGCCGGATTCGCAGACGCGCCGGGCACGGGCATCACTGTTTTCTATCCTCAGGGCAAGGTCAGTCAGATTCAGCGCCTGCAGATGGTCACCCAGCAGGGCGGCAACCTGCAGGTCTGTGCGGTTCGGGGCAATTTCGACGATGCCCAGTCCGCAGTCAAGTCCATCTTCGCCGACACCGATCTGGCTCGTGAACTGGAGGAGAAGGCCTCGACCGTCCTCTCCTCGGCCAACTCCATCAACGTGGGCCGCCTGGCTCCGCAGGTCGTCTACTACTTCCGGGCCTACGGGTCCCTGATGGAACGAGGGGTGATCAGACCCGGGGATCCGGTCGAATTCTGCGTGCCCACCGGCAACTTCGGCGATGTGCTGGCCGGATACTACGCCAAGATGATGGGGCTTCCGGTGGCCCGCCTGACCGTGGCCTCGGACCGCAACCGGGTCCTCAACGATTTCCTGACCACAGGCGTCTATGACCGCAACCGCCCCTTCTACACCACCACCTCCCCCAGCATGGACATCCTGATCTCCTCCAACCTGGAACGGATGCTCTACTACATGGCCGACGGCGACACCAAACTGATTGCCTCGCTTATGGCCGATCTGGAGTCCACGGGACGCTATCAGGTGCCTGATGACATGATGACCAGAATCCGCGGGCTCTTCTCCTGCGGCTGGGCCGACGAGGACCAGGTGGCCTCAGCCATCAGCGACTGCTGGGAGGACCGGGGATACCTGATCGATCCGCACACGGCCTGCGGCTACCAGGTCATGACCGGGCAGACCGACAGGGATCCTGCCGTGCCCCGGGTGCTGCTGTCCACAGCCAGCCCCTACAAGTTCCCCCGGGTGGTCTGCCAATCCCTGGGCCTGGAGACCCCGGACAGCGACTTCGACTGCATGGACATCCTGGCCGAGTCCACCAACACCAGGCCCCCCAAGGCTCTGCGCACCCTGGAAAACGCACCTGTACGCTTCCAGGACTGCATCGATCCAGGGGACATGTCCGACTACGTCCGCCACGCGGTCATACAGTCCTGA
- a CDS encoding ribose-phosphate diphosphokinase, producing MVSAILKGRPGKNLILVTGRTHPRLAADVADQLGIDVLETTAYDFANGEMYVRYTESVRGADVFVLQTHSDPVNKSIMEQLIMIDALKRASARSITAVCPLLGYSRQDKKHLGREPISCRLMFDLLKAAGADRIMSVDLHAAQSQGFFDGPVDHLIAMPVLVDYVRDRMDLSKVAVVSPDAGRIRVAEQWAQRLGGVPLAFIHKTRDITQPNKAVAHRVVGDVRGLDCVLVDDLIDTGGTIAEACNVLDEAGANSITIVATHGVMSGPAVERLKSCQAKEVILTDTVPIPQEKRWDGLTVLSIAPLLASAIKAVFEDGSVARLFDTYPAHHGQGFLFA from the coding sequence ATGGTGAGCGCGATACTCAAAGGCAGACCAGGAAAAAATCTCATACTTGTCACAGGCCGGACCCATCCCAGACTCGCGGCGGACGTGGCCGATCAACTCGGCATTGACGTCCTGGAGACGACAGCATACGACTTTGCCAACGGTGAGATGTATGTGCGTTATACGGAGTCGGTGCGTGGTGCCGATGTCTTCGTTTTGCAGACCCACTCCGACCCGGTCAACAAGTCCATCATGGAGCAGCTGATCATGATTGATGCCCTCAAGAGGGCATCGGCGCGGTCCATCACCGCTGTCTGCCCACTCCTGGGCTACTCCCGTCAGGACAAGAAGCATCTGGGCCGTGAGCCCATCTCCTGCCGGCTCATGTTCGACCTGCTCAAGGCAGCCGGCGCGGACCGAATCATGTCGGTGGACCTGCACGCCGCCCAGTCCCAGGGCTTCTTCGACGGGCCCGTGGACCACCTGATCGCCATGCCCGTGCTGGTGGACTATGTGCGCGACCGGATGGACCTGTCCAAGGTGGCCGTGGTCTCTCCTGATGCAGGCCGCATCCGGGTGGCCGAGCAGTGGGCCCAGCGCCTGGGAGGCGTGCCCCTGGCCTTCATCCACAAGACCCGTGATATCACCCAGCCCAACAAGGCTGTGGCCCACCGGGTGGTGGGCGACGTGCGCGGCCTGGACTGCGTGCTGGTGGACGACTTGATCGACACTGGTGGCACCATTGCCGAGGCCTGCAACGTGCTGGATGAGGCTGGCGCCAACTCCATCACCATCGTGGCCACCCATGGCGTCATGTCCGGACCTGCCGTGGAACGGCTCAAGTCCTGCCAGGCCAAGGAGGTCATTCTGACCGACACGGTCCCCATTCCCCAGGAGAAGCGCTGGGACGGGCTGACCGTCCTGTCCATCGCGCCCCTGCTGGCCTCGGCCATCAAGGCGGTCTTCGAGGACGGCTCGGTGGCCCGCCTCTTCGACACTTATCCAGCCCATCACGGACAGGGCTTCCTCTTCGCTTAA
- the nadD gene encoding nicotinate-nucleotide adenylyltransferase, with amino-acid sequence MMSELSKEGESGQEPSDIDGACRSVHPNRRPRVGIMGGTFDPIHNGHLVAASEVAWVYDLDEVIFVPTGRPAFKLNKTVTNAEDRYLMTVIATASNPKFTVSRVDIERPGITYTVDTLRDIKRMRPDSDLFFITGADAVAEIMRWKDANRMWDLAKFVAVSRPGYSSSLDNLQVPAQRVDTLEIPALSISSTDVRRRSARGMPVWYLVPDGVVQYINKHGLYRSAS; translated from the coding sequence ATGATGTCTGAGCTGTCCAAGGAGGGGGAATCTGGACAGGAGCCATCAGATATTGACGGGGCCTGTAGGTCGGTCCACCCTAACCGTCGTCCCCGGGTCGGAATCATGGGCGGTACCTTCGACCCCATCCATAATGGCCACTTGGTGGCTGCCTCGGAGGTGGCCTGGGTCTACGACCTGGATGAGGTCATCTTTGTGCCCACCGGCCGCCCGGCGTTCAAGCTGAACAAGACTGTGACCAATGCTGAGGACCGTTATCTGATGACCGTGATCGCCACGGCCTCCAACCCCAAGTTTACGGTCTCCCGGGTGGACATTGAGCGCCCCGGCATCACCTATACCGTGGATACCCTGCGCGACATCAAGCGGATGCGTCCCGACAGTGACCTTTTCTTCATCACCGGGGCGGACGCCGTGGCCGAGATCATGCGTTGGAAGGATGCCAACCGGATGTGGGATCTGGCCAAGTTCGTGGCCGTCTCCCGACCCGGCTACTCCTCCAGCCTGGACAACCTTCAGGTGCCTGCTCAGCGTGTGGATACCTTGGAGATCCCGGCCCTGTCCATCTCGTCCACGGACGTGCGCCGTCGCTCGGCCCGGGGTATGCCGGTCTGGTACCTGGTCCCGGATGGGGTGGTGCAGTATATCAACAAGCACGGGCTCTACCGTTCGGCTTCCTGA